TTTACACACACTCTTTTAGACACTTATATATCACTTAGACTCACACTTTTTATAACACTTTGTGTGCTCACTTTAGACATACACCACCAAGGACCCAAGGTCCTATATGCAGATGGTAGACGGTGAAAATCGGTTTGGTGACCGACTGTAATTTTGCTAGAAATTTCTAGCATTCTTTTTATTGGGCTTGGCCCAATATGTAGAAAAATCTATCAAATCATCATTATAACAAAGACTACAACTTTCATGAATATTCTATAATATTGTTAACTACAGCAATGACTAGAAAAGTCTAAAAACTTAGAGAGGCGGTGGTGACTTCAACATTTAGCTGATCATGAGTTGAGCTATACTTGCGAATTTGTGATAATTATTAAGATAGCATTTAACTTTTCGGAGGCTGTGGGAAGAGATTTTTTTGCTTCAGATCTTTGGATGGTTTTGTTCTTTATGTCATCTTTGCGAGGGCTTATCATcatcaaataatatatattaatatatatatatataaatatatatttggatGAGTGTCAACTTCTTATAATTAGAAGTAATAATATTCAAGTGTAATACAATATTATCTTAATTATGAAGAATGAAATCAACTATAACAAAGTATATTTGTGACAATAATATTAAACTTTTGCAAATAATTACACTTAGTTATCAATTCAATTTTTTTACGAGAAAAATACCAAAtgcaattaaatatatatatatatatatatatatatataaaattttggtATTATTACCGTAAAAATGAATTAGCATTTAGTGTAACTATTATCAAATATTTGGTATTATTATtactatcaaaataattaatttgatatttaCTTACAATTACTAGTAAAGATTCGATATTATTATTACCGTAAATATCTCTTTTAAAAGTATTGTAGTCTGAATGTTGTTTACTAGATACTTCACTGTATAACTCTCCTTCTCCTTTGTCCTTTCTCCTTTCTCATTTTATAAATAGagttattttgtttaaaataacgtgtttgattaatgaatttgtttgtttgtataaaaTTTGTGATTTAGAAATTTTAATTAAGCTCGTATTGTTAAATTAAATTCAACAAGATTGACTACGAGTAGTTATGTCTTCTCTAGACTTCCTCCCCAACCCCAACGTTCAGCTACATGCACTCTCTCTAGCCCTTACACCaatcgctctctctctctctctctccaagcATTGGTGTGTAAGTTCTCTTGGTCGTGAAGATGATACTCAGTGGCAATTATTGGTATACAAATTTGATACCATGGAATGTGAAATTTTTTATGTTTGAATTGGGATTTTAGATTTAGGGGTTTTGAATTGACtgttggaaaaattatattttatatataataaatagccaATTTAGACTAATGTGTGAATAGAAAATTGATGCCTTAAATGTGGTCAATTGATAACTGCTAATAAATGCAGATTTGGTCAAGGATGTAACCGTAATAATGGTGAATATTCTAATTGATATCATAAATTATGGTAAAAATTGTGATTGATCAATATCACTAATTTTGTGGGATTTTTGGCATTAATTCCCTTGTGTCCACACTTGGTATTCCACCAcatatgaagcctataaaaggaggcttcaTCTTTCATTCTAGAGACACCAAAAAATAGAATCACTCACTAAAAAGCtctcttgtcttcttcttctttgtttttcgTAAGTCTTAAGGTGATAGAGTGAAGGTATTAATTCGAGTTCGCTGGAGTAGTGAAAGTGGTGTATTCCTCTACTCGTTAgtcgttgtatcctgggaagtggttgctcacgtatcctctaacaccaatcaggtagagggggaaatctgctttaaggaaagcgtgtttTACGTGCCTCGGCTTTCTTTTCAATTACcagttttataatttattattctgtatttttttgttcttcaattaataatatattattatgtttgttaattttCTCCATTCTCTTTATTTAAATTCTAACAATCTTAAAGCAGATATATTTTGGAGAAGATCAACAGATTGAAGGGCGGACAATAtttctgattttttttgttttgccaTTTAATCGGTGTTGATTagatttctttatatatatttgcACTGTCATTCTACAGTGCCAAttttgtttaatatatatgtatgtatatcttGTTTACTATATATTTGTGATGTTTTTTTTTTGCaaggttatttattttaattttgatatttacaATACATTGTATATGTTCAGTTTCCTTGCCACATTTATTAACGTgtacaatatatatacataatatatgtattttattcacttatttttttattatatgcatgttaataaTATATATGGAAGCATGTATATATTTTTCTTCAACTCAATGGCACCGATTATTTAGTATGTTTAGTATTTGGatttcttttattgttttttatATATACTAACATACTCTAACATACTCGTgggcataaatgtatatatatatatataaatagtataTTGCCTCTGCTAACCATTTAGTTGGGctttgtatatatttatatttattttacaaGTTTAAAAATTACTAACACgcatatatgtatgtgtgtatataaatatttatatattacttTGTTTTCTTTCAGTATTACATAATAAGTAGTATATGAGTTTAATTGTGTATGAGTTATctcattcaaaaatatatatatatatatattgtgtatgTGTTATCTTCCTTATGTGACATTTATTGTCTAACACATGTGTATACACACCATACATGTATAATCTTTTATTGATTGCTAAAGTTTTAAACATTTGATTTTAAGACCATAAAATTATTGATTGCTAAATGGTCAATTTTAACACCAATCAGATATGGCTGAAAATATGGATGTCATTGCTACTGGAAGCATTGAAGGATCTTCCCGAACTCCAGCTTCAACCACCAAGGACCAATCTAAGGGTCAGACTGTGCAAGTTTCGGTACCATTGGTACCAACGGTCTCAACGGTTTCTGTGAACCATAATGAGAAACCGGATAAGTTCACTGGGGTGAACTTCAAAACGTGGCAGCAGAAAATGCTTTTCTATCTGAAAACATTGAATCTTGCGAGATTCTTAAAAGAGGATCCTCCCTTTATTGGAGAGGATGAGATAGATGTGCAAACTCAGCAAGCAATTGACGCTTGTAAGCACGCTGAATTCCTGTGTAGGAATTATCTTCTGAATGGCTTATCTGACACTCTGTATGGTGTGTACAATGTGAAGAAAACAGCCAAAGAATTGTGGAACTCTTTGGACCACAAATATAAGGCTGAAGATGCTGGCGCCAAGAAATTCTTGGTTGGTCAATTCTTGAACTTCAAGATGGTAGACTCCAAGAATGTGATAAGCCACGTGCAAGAGCTTCAATTGATCATCCACGGGATCCATGCTGAAGGAATGGTTTTGAGTGAATCATTCCAAGTAGCTGCAATTATTGAGAAGCTACCCCCTGCATGGAAAGACTTCAAGAACTATTTGAAGCACAAACAAAAGGAAATGAGTGTTGAAGAACTCATTCTCAGACTTCGCGTTGAAGAGGATAACCAAGGTAATGAGAAGCGAACCTTGAATCCTAATGCTGCCAAGGCAAACTTGATGGAGCATGATAGAGGCTCAAAGGGGAAGAATCCTAAGCACAAGAAAGGGCCCAAGTTGGGACCGAAAGGTGGAATTGCAAAGAAGCCAAAGTTCCAAGGGAAGTGCTTTAATTGTGGCAAGATGGGACATAAATCATCTGAGTGCAAATTGCGCAAGAAGAAAGGCAATGAGACCTATATGGTGGACGCGATATCCCAAGAGGTCGTTGAATTAGACTTATGTGCCGTGGTCTCTGAAGTCAACCTGGTGGATGCGAATCCAAAGGAATGGTAGCTCGACACTGGAGCTACTTgaaacgtccctaaggtagggtacgttcgccacatactcgtaattctagagtttacgagtatgttaggcacttgaccaaaataattaaataaaatgatacgaagaaatacagaaaaattcaaaacttttatataaacttattagtagaaattattacacgtatgaatactttaaatttaaggcagccatatgaaaactctaaaccattattgcattgctactgagtccgtgctccacaagttgctcaacagctaaagccacacctagaaaaatgttggaaaataacataatgagctaacgctcagtaagaaaatctcatgcatacacatacacatgaatgtcatgagtttgtagtgcacatatactaatatgctgacttatatacttatgcatttaatttattgctcatgcactttcaaactttacttttatgctctttcttttagtttcacatttttatgggcccaatatcacttgtgcacactgtttgattcggtcAATGCctacagggcttgttacacatatcatatagaatcccatgggttctcctccggctagccatcatcacagctaggcttatcataacactcatttcatcgttgccatagctgccatacttattacacatatggaggagaaaaacggaaacatggcaaacatatctgaatggtcaactctgacctagcccacactagtgggcagccactataagtcttatagacttccgtcttctttactgaacttacttgattgcttcatcaaaacagtggcaccctttttaaacattttattatcactttgcttaagccttgtgtcattaaaatgttcacttcacataagacatttcaaggcatttcacaattttcctcatatttatatgcatggtcttatatcacataataatgtatcacataactgtacatgccatgcatacatgctgatgctgaaatgtcaatgttcatgttcatggttcatgtttgatggtattcaatcaaggcattgtatcacatctcatataactcaaaacatctttagtcataatacatgaagctttgggttggtggcgttgttatacctcaacgtagagctatggctcaggtctaaggtttccagcttaaaaacttaaacgcttcatatatcataacatataacaaatcatgaacataaagtaatccacatatccatcaacataagaacacatacttgcacataattcatatcattcttaaccaagtaagacatctttcacatatcacggaattcatcaattacatatcacacaacacccttatggtgttcatataaccattcttcacatacttatcatatgcatcatcatcataccatacttaactcatcagatgtacacaatcaatgtagtcatgcatcttacacttaagcacaaaaggtgagatttacttaccttaggtccttagcttattttaaaattgttcagcaagagtcaatcaatcaaatccatacaaatcatattcaaggcacatcatttattaaattctatcaaaatcgtaaatatacactattgatagtgtatattaacaataccataaactatatgaatgataataataattattatcaacgaaatacaaataactcttcatataaaacattgctcatttaataatgtactctcatgataataataataataataataataacaacaacaacaacaacaataataattatcatctataaataaacttatttcaataataataacaacatacctcaataacaatacatatatgaatgtatataaattcaaatagtcattttataaaagaaatcatatttttaatataaaattgtaataatcaatataatgataataatataaatataaatatttatattattattaattagtcataatatcaattctagtgatataataaatatactttctccaaaattcactggtcttacaaatatcaataactgtaagaaactaatatttgatattattttaatatttaatattttctagaaaattggacagcacaacggctataaagtggacaattccaaaatcaaaacctgtataaaaaatacatataatcctaGACAGCCAGTATAgttacagaaaaatattccatatatcaagaatatataattatatactataaatatacataataacaattattctagtcaatcacaattaaatcacaatatataggtcaaagaaattataccaaagtgattgggttccacaataagtcaaacgatgattttctgagactcaaaacgtacttcaaaacctcgaacactaagtttcgaccgtcggtctacggtggatcgtggtgggcccaccacccaactatggtagatgtaggaaccagttattgggttttgaagcccacaacacgaggaacatgATGGTGGTGACGGATTGGCAAACGGAtacccgaggtggccgaatcgcaactttgaagtcgcggggtggccgaacttaaatcgaccagttgaggtgtttaatcggggagtgagctctagattcccacgtggtcgatagttcggaggcctctgaatccaacggtctgGCGCGTGGCTATAAACGGTGATCGCCGGTGGACGTTCGGTGGTCGGGCAGACCCACgcacgcgagagagagagagagagagagagagagagagagagagattttctgaggagagagagagaggggctcgggtaaaaaaagaaaggctgaagccttttctttttttcttttaaaatttatttttaaaattacacttggacccaaaatactaaaattcttttcaaataagccctttagcaaaactttcttaatttataaaaatcctcaattaaaattatatgacatttgggtccaatactagactactcaagtttctctctctttaatctcattaaaaacataaaatcatattttaaacactatttttccattactatttcttaaatttgtaaacttgtacattttatgtattaaaactctgatttataataaataaatgtattatgaaaatgttggatattacactaCTCGTCATATATGTGCAAACAAGTCAGCATTCTCTGATCTGACTACACTGGAAAATGGAGATAAGCTCTACATGGGCAACTCGGCAACCTCTGAGATAAAAGGGGAAGGAACTGTGTTCTTGAAGATGACGTCTGGAAAGAATGTCAAGCTGCAAAATGTACTGTATGTGCCTGACATTCGTAGGAATATGATATCTGGAACTCTGTTGAGTGTACATGAGTTCAAGATGGTGTTTGAATCTCAGAAAATTGTACTCACTAAAGCGGGTGTTCCTATTGGGAAGGGTTATGTAAAAGAGGGCATGTGGAAGATGAATGTAATGGCTGTTAAGCCAAGTGctgttattgataataataaagcTAGTACTTCTTCTGTTTACCTTCTTGAGTCTTCAAATTtatggcatggtagactaggtcatgttaattataattctttgcgtagattaattaacttgaatcacatacccACGTCCAATATTGATTCAAAACATAAGTGCGAAACTTGTGTAGAAGTGAAATTAACTAGGTCATCGTTCAAAACAGTTGGAAGAGATACTGAACCCCTTGATTTAATTCACAGTgatatttatgatttaaaatttgttcaaacaagAGGTGGTAACAAATActttattacttttattgatgataGTACAAAGTATTGTTATGTGTACTTGCTAAAAAGTAAAgatgaggctatagagaaatttactctctataagcaagaggttgaaaatcaacttaataagaaaattaaaatgataagaagtgatcgtggtggtgaatatgTAGAACCATTTAGTGAACTTTGTGCACAAAATGGAATCATTCACAAGGTAACACCACCTTATTCTCCTGAATCCAATGGAGTGGCAGAACGGAAAAATCGCACTTTAAAAGAGATGGTGAATGCCATGTTATTAAGTTCTGGATTACCGCAGAACATGTGGGGTGAAGCTATTTTGTCagctaattatcttttaaataagattcCCCGAAAGAAAGATCAAAAGATACCATATGAATTATAGAAAGGTAGACAACCTTCATACAAATACTTAAAAGTGTGGGGATGTCTGGCTAAGGTGATTGCACCATTGCCAAAAAGAATGAAAATAGGTCCAAAAACAGTAGATTGTATTTTCATTGGTTATGCACAAAATAGCAATGCATATCGATTTCTTGTACATGAGTCTAAATCCCGGAAATTCACAAGAATACGATAATGGAATCAAAGAATGCATCATTCTTTGAACATGTATTTCCTTGCAAAGATAATGGGGTTGGACCAAGCTCTTCTAAGCGAACATCTGAAACGATGGATGATTGAGAACaagaagaggaaactgatgaaGTCCAAGTAGAGCCAAGGCGAAGCAAAAGGGCAAGGATAGAAAATTCTTTTGGACCAGATTTTCTAATTTATATGATAGAGGCAGAACCTCGAACATATAAAGAAGCTGTGAGCTCTATTGAATGTCCTTTTTGGAAGGAAGCCATAAGGAGTGAAATTGATTCCATCCTGCAAAATCATACTTGGGAACTAGTTGACCTTCCTCCTGGATGTAAACCTTTAGGTTCCAAGTggatttttaaaagaaaaatgaaaacagATGGAACAATTGATAAGTACAAGGCCCGATTGGTAATAAAAGGTTACAAACAACAAGAAGGCTATGACTACTTTGATACTTATTCTCCGGTGACAAGAATAAATTCTATCAGGATGATTTTGGCAATTGCTGCATTGCGAAATCTAGAAGtccatcaaatggatgtaaaaactgcctttctaaatggagatcttgatgAAGAAATATACATGGAACAACCCGAGGGTTTTGTAGTTCcagggaaagaaaggaaagtttgcAAACTTGTTAAGTCActgtatggacttaagcaagcaccAAAGCAATGGAACGAAAAATTTGATAGTGTCATGATGACAAATGGATTTAAAATCAATGAGTGTGACAAATGTGTGTATATCAAAATCACAAACGAGGGATACATCATTCTATGTTTGTATGTAGATGACatactcattgttggaagcaaccAACGAATGGTTAAATCCACCAAAACAATGTTAAACTCAAGGTTTTACATGAAGGATATGGGACTGGCTGATGTAATTTTAGGGATAAAAATTATAAGGACGCCAGATGGACTCAGTTTGAGTCAGTCACACTATGTGGACAAGATACTTGACAAATTCGGTAAAGATGATTCTGGAATTTCCAGAACACCAATCGATACAAGTCAGAATCTATCCAAGAATAATGGTGAAAGTGTGTCCCAAGTAGAAAATGCTAGAGTaataggaagtctaatgtacttgatgagttgtactagaccagacattgCCTATACTATAAGTACTTTGAGTCGATTCACGAGTAATCCAGGTGTTGAACACTGGAAAGCAATTGCAAGGGTACTTAGGTACTTAAGGTATACTCGTGACTATGGGCTAAACTACACCAGAGATCCAGCTGTGCTTGAAGGATACactgatgcaagttggatatctgaTATTCATAACTCAAAAGGTACTAGTGGATATGTCTTCACTCTAGGTGGTGCAGCGGTTTCATGGAAATCTTCGAAACAAACTGTAATCACTAGATCTACAATGGAATCTGAGTTTGCTGCTCTGGATAAATGTAGTGAAGAGACAGAATGGCTACGTAATTTCCTAGAGGATATTCCAGATTGGCCTAAACCTGTGCCTGCaatatgtatatattgtgataatcaagcaacAATTGGCAGAGCAAAGAATGTTCTATATAACGGTAAGTCAAGACATATACGTCGACGACATAATACCATTAGACAATTgatctcaactggagttatctcaattgactatgtgaagtcaaaagataatattgcggatccgctaaccaaagggttaaatagaTATCAAGTTGAAAAGACATCAGAAGGAATGAGACTTAAGCCCAGAAGAAATAAGGTAGATATAAAGGAAAACCcaacctagttgactggagatcccaagatctaggttcaatgggACAACCTAATTATATAAACCTTGTAAGATCACTGTGGGGACTAACCCTACCCATTATGTTGATGAAACAGTGATTCCCGTTGTGGAAAAAGGATAAGCATTAAGCTTTTAATGACCCTTATGCGTCGGAAGTCCAAACGGGGCAATGCGAGATTGTTCTTAATTAAGaggtcacctatgtgagagagaagtggGACCGCTTCAAAGGAGAATTGTGGGGGCTAAATTCTCTAAAACCTCTCGCAGAACCAGGCGGATGTTCATGGCCAAAATGAACATAATCATGAGAACCGATATGATGCCAGGAAGATATCTGTGTGAGATATATCATCATTTACATCAACAGCAgacagttcaaagacatcgcgtcCACTGATCAGCTAGTAAGGTAAATATATTttcacaagggaaggttcaaaggttAACACCCACCTATCCTATGCAGGTATCTACCGTAGAATTCTATCACCGTGTTGAGTCGAGTCGAGTCTTGTCAATTCATTGTGAGTCTTTTCTCTGTGTATTCCTTATCGTTGAtcaatttcattcatgtgggggattgttggaaaaattatattttatatataataaatagccaATTTAGGCTAATGTGTGAATGGAAAATTGATGCCTTAAATGTGGTCCATTGATAGCTACTAATAAATGCAGATTTGGTCAAGGATGTAATCACCGTAATAATGGTGAATATTCTAATTGATATCAGAAATTATGGTAAAAATTGTGATTGATCAATATCACTAATTTTGTGGGATTTTTGGCATTAATTCCCTTGTGTCCACACTTGGTATTCCACCCcatatgaagcctataaaaggaggcttcaTATTTCATTCTAGAGACACCAAAAAATAGAGTCACTCACTAAAAAGCtctcttgtcttcttcttctttgtttttcgTAAGTCTTAAGGTGATAGAGTGAAAGTATTAATTCGAGTTCGCTGGAGTAGTGAAAGTGGTGTATTCCTCTACTCGTTAgtcgttgtatcctgggaagtggttgctcacgtatcctctaacaccaatcaggtagagggggcaaatctgctttaaaGAAAGCGTGTTTTACGTGCCTCGGCTTTCTTTTCAATTACcagttttataatttattattctgtatttatttttctgttcttcaattaataatatattattatgtttATTAATTTTCTCCATTATCTTTATTTAAATTCTAACATTAACTTTATCGATCATGAAAATGCAATATTGAGTTTCTTATATTTGTTCTTTTCTACGTTTTGATGAAGATAAAGTCGCCGAGATAAAATTTGTATATACTGGTTGGTATACAAAATAGCgcataatttggttgtttttggaATTTGTATTTACAATCTTAGTGACTGAAATTAATTAGTTACTGGTATTGATTTTGCATAACAGTATGAAGATTCCTGGGTTTTGGTTTATCACTATCTACGAGTAACATGTATACTTGCCTAGGATGTGTGTTCTGATTAATTTATCAGTTCTTCAATTTATGATTTAATAACGTAAAGAATAACAATGATTAAAAGATATTAAATACatcatgaaaaaaattatatagttataaaaacatatattaacTATAGGCCAAAATGTAACTTATAATGTGCAACCAATTTCGTAATAGtttgtgactaaaaataaatatttaataattacggtttatttatcattttttttgtcAATAAAAAAATTGTGAAATATAAAGGTGACAGTTGGTTTAAATCAATTATTTACTCATTAATCAACATATTTAAGTAAAGTATCAAGTAATTAAAAACAttctttcaaataaaaaaaagtaattaatCAACACATGCTCTTTTGTATCTAAATTTGAATTCGCATGACATACCTGATGAAAAAAAAGCGTACATAAGTTAGGAACAAACGCACATCATAATAGGGTTAGATGGAGAGGAATATTGTTAGCAATAATAGAACGACACATCAACAACTCCCTTAAATTAAAAATCGACAGCTCATGCAAAATGTGTCTGAATAGACAATTAGACATGAATCAACACACCATCAAAACAACAAAAAGTTGACCCTAAGAAAGTAATGGATGAAAAATAGATATTTACTGGCAAAAGTCTTAAAATTTGTCATATattgtacttttatttttaattatgttttgacataaaaaaaataccaaaggTTATGTTTTATTTGCAATTGTATGTCTTTGACGGTTAATGACCAGAAACGTAATGTTTAGGATTTTTGCCTAAAATACATTAAGATACAAGTACAACAAATAACAAATTTTAGGAAATTTTATCGTAGATATACATGAAATAATAATAGTTAAAATTTTAATATGCAATAAATTTACAATatcta
The genomic region above belongs to Humulus lupulus chromosome 1, drHumLupu1.1, whole genome shotgun sequence and contains:
- the LOC133778550 gene encoding uncharacterized protein LOC133778550 gives rise to the protein MAENMDVIATGSIEGSSRTPASTTKDQSKGQTVQVSVPLVPTVSTVSVNHNEKPDKFTGVNFKTWQQKMLFYLKTLNLARFLKEDPPFIGEDEIDVQTQQAIDACKHAEFLCRNYLLNGLSDTLYGVYNVKKTAKELWNSLDHKYKAEDAGAKKFLVGQFLNFKMVDSKNVISHVQELQLIIHGIHAEGMVLSESFQVAAIIEKLPPAWKDFKNYLKHKQKEMSVEELILRLRVEEDNQGNEKRTLNPNAAKANLMEHDRGSKGKNPKHKKGPKLGPKGGIAKKPKFQGKCFNCGKMGHKSSECKLRKKKGNETYMVDAISQEVVELDLCAVVSEVNLVDANPKEW